The nucleotide window aaatctaaaaattaaggATAATAATAGTAATATTTGTGAAGGTcaaaataagattaaaaataCACTtgcttattatttttataatatccTCACTTGTAATCAAAGATATATCTCTCATGTTGATATGAGTTTTATTGATAATCTTAGGAAATTAtctcaatatcaaagtaacaatATTATAAGtcaatttttatttctaagatagaaactactactaaaattttcaaatccaaataagGCTCTTAGACCTGATGGTTTCAACGCCCACTTATATAAGGTCAGCTGGCTAATTATTGGGAAGGATGTTTGTAATGATATTATTAGCTTCTTCCAATCTTTCATAATTCTTATGTAATTAAACAACacgtttattttttaattattcctAAGAGACAAAACTATAAATCCCCAAATGACCTAAGACCTATATCCTTAATAAATGAGATATATAGAATTATCTCTAAAATCATGTTCGACTGAATAAATATAATTATGTCTAAAATTAGTAAACATTCTCAATCCACCTTCATTCCAAGTCAAAATATCTCTCTTCTTAGTCTCGATCTCATTCATGGTCTCCATCATGAAAAAGGTCCACCTAGAATATAGGTCAAAGTTGACCTTAAAAAGGCTTTTGACTCTGTAAGATGGAAATTTATCTTAGAAGCCTTTCAAGCCCTAAATTGTTTAGATGAGTGAATTGGTTGGATTCATGCCCCACATATCCTGCCCAACTTTCTTGGTGATTGTTAATAAGGAGGTTTGCTGCTTCGTCAAGAGTAAAAGGGGTCTCCATTAAGGAGAtccctctccttttctctttGCTATTATCATGGAGATGTTTTCTATCCTCCTTTTGAAATATTGTGATAATGGTATAATAAGAGCCCCTTTTTCTATGGGAACTATCACCATATCTCATCTTCTCTTTGTCAATAACTAGCTGAATTTTGCCGGTGCAGACCCTTAATTTTCCATGAAATTGAGAAGTCTTTTTATAAACTTCAGTGATTACTTTGGTCTAAGAATCAACCTGTAAAAAAAGTGTCATTTTATTATTTAGATCATGTCAGTGCAAGGATACTATAAAAGCCATTTTGAATATTAAAGAGGAGGAGCTCTCTATTAGATATCTTGGGATTCCTTTATTCTCGATCAAGCTTCATATTCACGACTATGAATCTTTAATTGATAGTGTTAATAGAAAGCTTGAAGGATAGAAAGCAACCCATCTATCTTTTTTTGGCATATTAAAGCTAATAAAATCAATGCTCTCAAATCTTCACATACATCAGTTGCATGTTTTCTTGCTTCCTAAAACATGCTATGATATTATTGAAAGGTGCATCAAAAATTTCCTATAGGATTTCATTAAATTTTAAGAATGAAGGTGGGCTTAGGACTATCTTGCTTGAGACCACCAAGGCTTTGCCTTCTTAaacaattttgaaattttctttgcGAAGAAAGCCTAGAAAATGTGGGTTCAAACTAAATATATTGGATCAAAGTAAATATGGTAGCTAAAAAATTCTCTCAATGTATTGTGGGCGTGGTGAAGCATCCTTAGTGTCTGTGACATTACCAAGAGGCATACCAGATTCTTGGTTGGAAATGGATATCTTACTAACTTGTGGAATGACCCAAACTCAACTCTTTCTCTTGATTCATATCCATACGGTAGCAACTATATGAGTGGAGTTGAAGACAGCAACTTGGGATGAGTTGTCTCCAACAGGAAGAGTCTGATGTAGGTGAAGTGGTCTCAAGGGCCACAGTTCATCTCTATTTTGCCAGGAGTTTGGGTTCTTTGTAATATTGAACTTTTGATTTGTTATTTTGGTTTTCTTCTTTGTTAGTTTTATTGTTAGAAAATTATAAGGTtatcttaattattttttaattagttgATGGTTAATTATGATTAACACACTAATCACCACCATAGTTAAAGATTATTTACACTTGTTTTATaaatacttggtttgagagatttCAAGGGCTTTTGgaattttaaaatgaaaaatcattctcTTCTaagtggagagagagaagaagatgaaggaaattaCCCTTCTCTTACTCTCTTACACTAACGGAGACAGCTCAATCGACAACACTCAATACATCTGTGGATCCATCTTAAAAGGACTTGTTACAGATTATGCTAGAGCCGCTCACTGGAGTTCGATTCCTCACTGTGCCTGGCTTTCACATCATAATCATAAACATCCCGTCCATGGCTGCAGAAAATAGGGCCTTGACTGTCCAAATGTACTGATACTGCATCAAACATGCACATAACATATTGGAGGGTAGAAGTTGCTGGGTTTCGATAGGGTGCAATTCGGTTTCCAGCTCCGGATTACATCCTTAGATTGAGATAAACTGTTCACATTCTCATTACTATCATATAGATGctatgatcttaaaaaataataattatatataaaaaaagagagcCATGCTTCATGGATGATCCTGCCCTTTGAATCTTAGATTTGAGTATGAGCTGTTGACTATTCACCTTCATATGCTAACATCCTTCCAACAAAGGCTTCTTACAATGGCCCAGGTAGAATAGAATCCAGAGCATGAACAGTTGAGATCATCATTTAAGATGCAATTATAGGGATGGAAACTGCCCCTCAGTAGGGGGCATTCTATCCGATCAAAACCCATAGTTGCGAAATATACAGTACACCATCAAATACATAAAACACATCTGGAAATTACATGGAGTTGGGATGAACAACAAAAcgcaagaaaaataaaatattcacCAAATACTGGCCAGAGGAATCATTGGTACCTGATGCATCAGCACCTGGTGCCCTGTTGCATCCAGtccatacaagtgggccacatgcttCAATGAACACAATCTGGACAGTTAATCTTATGCACCTAACATTCTTCTAATATTAGCACGTCGCAGTTCATTTCAAAAAAAACTCGAACAGAGCAACCCCGACTGAAACGAGAAATGCCCCAAATTTTCAGAtgagaagatcctagccatccaatcattGTCCTATGCAGATGCTGCTGCTTTCTTCTCCTATTTTGTTGGCCACCCAACGGATGGTAAAGAGAACCATACAAGAATAAATATTCTTCTCAAGGTCTGTAAACCATGCATACCTCTTGCAGTTCCTGCCACAATAATTAATACAGTAAAAAAAGCCAGCCAAAAGAGATGGAGATGCAACCCAAAAGGGAAGCAATAGTTAAGAGTAGGGTAACAAACAGGTCGGGCCAGGATTACTTCGGGCCCGGTTATAAATTGATCCAGGTTTGCCTGGCCAGATCTATTAAAACAAAATTGATTTTTCTGGGCCCGAATCCGTTCAATATTCAGCCCAAGTGATGCTAGTGCCTGAAGTGCCTCACTTTGGTGAAGAGGAGAGGGACCCCATACTTGTTGCAACACTCAATGGCATCCTTGTCTCTGATACTGCCACCTGGTTCTACGATCAACCCAATCCCTTTCTCGCATGCTTCTTCCACCGCATcattccatgctgtccatatcaTGCCCACAAAATCATATGAGGTAGATTATGGTGCTAATGCATACACCCAATTCATTAATCATTGACTCGATTTTGTACAAGGCCCACTTTAAATGGGCCTGAACCAGAAATTAAAATGGATTCAATAATCCTAACATTGAGTCAGATTCTCAGTAGGTAAATAGATTAACCCCACCAAAGTTTTGTTATGAACATCTTTTCTCTAAAAAGAAAAATCCTCCAGTTGAAGAGTTTGGATTCTCTACCCAATGTGATTTCCATCCTAACACCCATGCACGATAATTCCCTCCGTCCCTCTCCCCCACAAACTACTAACAAACATTCTATGTTTTGTGAAATCAGACACCAAATGTATTTGTAGTTATGTAAATCATGGTTTTAAAACTGAAATTCAACCCAAAAGCTcaattttttccttttattttttatttttttccttcaagaCTCCCCAAATGTATTTGTAGTTATGTAAACCATGGTTTTAAAAATGAAATTCAACCCAAAAGCTCAACTTTTTTTACCCCTTCAAGACTCCCTCTCACCCACCCTCTCAAGTCTCAACtgagtttcttttttttctttttttttgaagtcTTGAAATCCAAGACTCCATCTCGACCAAGATTTAAGTGACTGTATGAACAACAAGGAGGCTACACATAAACTCTGATTGAGATTCTTATGATGCCCCTACATATTGGGGCCGTGTTTGGGTATACAGATCAATCAAATTGTGAAGATTAAGTTTATCCACAGAACAAGTGACGAGAATTAATGAGGTTTCCTAGCAATCATAACAAGTAGGCTTCAAATTATAGTTCTGTTTAACTGAAATTCGGTGACCAGCCGCCTATATGAATGTTAAGGAAGAAATATAAAATTTGGTTGTCTGCTTGGTTAGtataataattgcaattcaattcaaaagCTACCATCAGCGTTTGCCTACAATTTTAAATACATACTAGAAGAATTGATCACTTACCGAATGGGAAAAAGGCATCACTAGCCAAAGCTGCTCCTTTAGCCTCTTCTCCTGCTTTTCTGAAAGCTATCCTCAAACTCTCCAGACGGTTTGGTTGTCCACTCCCCATCCCTAACATGCAGTTATTCTGCGGAAAATGTGACAAGGCAGCTCAGATATGCTATTCGTATGTTCTGAAGTCACTAAATGTCATATATACTTCACAACAGCCAAAAATGCTAATCATTGCTACTTACAATTCTTGGAATCCAATGCATATACCAAAACTGCCTACTTCCCTTCATCTTATTAACTGTTGGGACAACTGCCAAGTTCCATCGATGCAttgatttctaattctatccttcctcatcttgtcaGTCATCCATTCACATCACTAAATATTGATCATGGTTTCCAGATTGAAAATGTAGGGGTCAGAGATCTTGGTGACATCAGTCATGATCCATTTTAAAAAAGATAAAAGGATTCAGGATCTTGTCAATCACTGAAAAATATGAAGGACACAGTATTTCTTTTATGCATGTATGATTTGTCTATGGAAAGAGAAAAAAGCCACATCTAAAATGACATGGATGCACCTTTCGAAATCTCACAGCTAATACAATTGCAGATGCTTTAGCTTGCAACATTCCACAAACCAATAAATCTATTTTGTTCTTATAAAACATCATGTACATTTAAATTGCACAAGTTTGAAGAAAATTCAACAATTGATGAAAACCAagcttatgtttttttttatttcttcttctttttttctcgtTTTTGTTTGTAAATGGTGCAAGAGCATTCGAAATGTATAAGAGTGAAGCAACAATCATCATTGAAAAATTTAAGGATATTCTTTCACCGAAAATTGAGACCTTGCATTCATATAGAGGAATCAGATCACGGGCAATCTCATGAGAAGTCAAAGGATCTTATTTCACTTGCAGAAAGTCAAGGCCTTGCATTCATATAGGAGAATCAGATTACTGGCAATCTCATGAAAAGTCTTAAGGCAGATTCATAAATAATTCTTTTTTTGCTACGTCAGTTAAAATCATGGATGGATCTACAGCTGATGTTTATGATTATATTTTGGTTTACTTGTTTGGGCTATTAACAGTACTAACCTTGGCTATTACAATGGCATTGCTCTTGACATGCTTAACACATAGCCATGCAAACTCTGCATCCTGAAGCTCGCTTTCTCCCGGACTCTTTTCGGAGACAACACCAAATTCAATGTCTTCCGGGGTCAAATCATCAGAGTCCTGGGCTAACCAGCCCCCACCAACCTGTCTTAGTGAAAGTTTTCCTTTCTCATTCTTGCTTGCCTCAAGGATCCTCAGGGTCTTCGACTTGCCACGGAGGACCTCAAGACCCCTCTCCGAATACTTGGGTGCAACCACTATCTCGAAAACATCCATGTCTCACCATCTGTTGGGCTCCTAAACTCTCGGATTTCCTTTGCTAGATCCTTGAACATACAAAATGATATATCAATGCATGCAAGTCAAGTTTCCTGTATGATACATTTAACAAAAATGACTTACCTCATCAATTTCCACATTGAAGGCTACTATACCACCAAAAGCACTAACTGGGTCTGCTTTTACGGCTAGCCTATATGCTTCAAGAATGTCGCCCCGTGACGCTACCCCGCAGGGATTTGTATGCTTTACAATCACACATGTTGGACGCTTGAATTCTGACACACAGTTCCAAGCTGCATCTGCATCTAAATAGTTATTATAAGACATCTCCTGCACAAAGAAAGGTGGTGAGATATAAATGTGTCAGCCATAAAGAGTATAGGATCATTACATATGATTCATACATTTCAGAGCATGACTCGCCGGTGACTTATTTTGTTGACTACCGAGACTGAGTTGACTTAGGTTTCGGACAAGCCATGTCATTATGCACACATATAATGCAAAAACTCAGGTGCTGCCAAGGCCACTCACCAGAAGTACAAATTCTAATTCACTAATAATAAACAAAAGGTTGTCATTTGCACAGCATCCAACAGACTTCATGCTTTCTACATATATCTACTTCCTATAGAGCCTAAGTTGGTAAAATTACTTAAAAGCTAAAATGTCGTAACTTTTTCATACAATGACTAAAGTATCCTTAAATTATAGAGAGCCTAAGTTGGTAAATTTACTTAAAATGTCCTAACTTTTTCATAGAATGACTAAAGAATCCTTAAATTATGTCCTGAATGTAGTAAATACTTTCCATCCATGAAAGTGGTCTTAATGTTTTGGACAATGACTAAAATATCCTTGAGATCATAACCTTGAGTAATACACAAGTTAAGAGAATTTTATAACATCCTCTTTATTTTTCCTACGGAATGACTAAAATGTGCTGAAATACATTAACTATTTCGCTCGAATACTGGTATGTTGAGCCGGTTTTCAGACACGTGCAGGTACTTAAAAACGGTTATGTTACTGGCCGAAATGACCGTACATAACGGTAATGGCGGTGACCATTACACAATACGGGGCCCAAACGGCCAATCTGGAAAACAAAAGGACCCATAACAGTTGTAATGGGTCAATATTGGCTTGTAACAAGCcaatactttttttttcctttagaaGGGGGTAAGAAAAACCAACCATTCTGGGGGTCGTAACAGCTATTACGACTATAAGGCTGGTCATTACGGCCACCATTgacattattgaataccttagcACTCTCGCGCACACGCCCACCTACGgtgtgcacacacatacaccaactCATTACCTGCACAATTATCAAcatatctacatcatttattcCAAGAAGGCCCAGGCTAAAACCAAGTTCATTCCTTTAAACCCTCCCATTTGCATTGCACGTGCCACCACCCACTAAGTATTGATTTGGACAAAATGATTCACTGAATGAGAACTGTGTAATTTGGTTTACTCACCttcccatggtgttgtatagCAGTTGCAATTCCACCAGCATTCACCACCGATAGACTCTTATCGGCATAAAATGCAGCTTTTTGATGAGGGTTTTCACCATATCGAAGCGAACATTGCAGTTTGAGAGGCACTGTTAAGCTTGGAGGAAACTTATCCCCTAACAAGGAAAGAATCACATAAACTGGTTGGTCACAAAAGCAAAatgagtttgcatataacaagGAGATTAAGCAAAAGTCACCTCCTCCTGATTGCTTCCACAGCCACTCCGAAACGGCCGAATCATAAGAAGCAACATGCTGGAAAGCCTTCCAAGCAAGCTTCCTTCGGAACTGCTGCTCATCATGTTCTTTTCCTTGCGGAAATTCAAGGAGGGCAGGATAGTCCTTGACATCAACAACTACCAGAACATCCTTGTGATTCTGTTAATGTGCATGCACTCAGTGCaaacataataaaaaattcattAAACCATTGGTGTTGAAATAATAACCTTCGCAGCAGCTCtgatcaaggtaggcccaccaaTATCAATGTTCTCTATGCCATCTTCAAATGTAATTCCACTGGTAGAAGTAACCTTCTCAACAAAAGGATACAAGTTCACCACCACTATGTCAAATGTCCCTGTAAGAAAACAGGTTCCAATAGTAACTACAATAGCTATCTACATGTAACAAGTTGATCATAGAGCTTCGCTCTGCCATGTGCACCTCTCCATAAGCAGCAaaacatgccaacctggcacataTGAGGGACAGCTGAGCGTTGAATCAGGTGTGGGCCCACTGCACGGATGATCAGGCCAAACAATCAGGCCAGTGCACTGATAATGATGGTGACACATGCAAAGAAACAAGGGATGGTTTTTAAAAATGACAACAGGCCCCATTTAACATACACGTGACCTGTCTGATGAGACAACCAGCCTCACTACATGGTGAGGCCGACTAGATGCCAACTTCAGATGCCCCACACACCCCACATGCAAAGGTGTGCAGGCTTAGCAATGTTAATCATAGCTACAACATTTTTCTTATAGAAAGGCATCCAGAATGCGATCTGAAAATTGAATGTAAGGCCTAGTTTGGATGTAACAACAAATTGGATTCCAGCATATGGTAAATCAAATAACACCAAAAAATAGCGCCATTACACAAGCTTGAATTGCACCTTGGGATGTGCACATGTCATCACTTATCTGTCAAACCAAGCCATCCCCAGTGGAGAGCAACATTGGGGTGGAGGATAAAAGAATAACTCACTGCTTATGTGGGGAGCAACAGTGGGGTGGTGGATAAAAGAATAACTCACTGCTTATGTGGGGAGCTACACCATTTGCTTTCCAGCAAATGACATAACCTCCAAATGAAGCCGAATGTAGTGGAGGGAGACAGCATGCCCACCATCATCAATGCAGCAGGCATGCATAGTAACAGACTGGAACTCACCGATTCCATGTTTACTAAGAGCTTCCATGTGATGGTTCTGATCTCTTCGAGCCAGAATACCACCATGTACATTAGGATGTAAGGTTTTCACACGACCATCaagctgcaaaataaaataacagACACATTTCACACATTAGTTGGGATAaagggttagatgatgatgatatccaCAGTTCACATCTTATCTTGGGTTATTTAAAGTAGAAtgcaaataaacaatatatatatatatttgaagtaCTAGCAATATGAGACTTTTGTCTGATTGGTAAAAGGTATAATTAAAAATCCAGAACCAAGATAGTCACATTTACAATTCAAGAATCTAAGGAAACTCAAATTAATTACTAATTACCAAAAACTCATGGATAACAATGCAATTACTAATTTAGAACATA belongs to Magnolia sinica isolate HGM2019 chromosome 8, MsV1, whole genome shotgun sequence and includes:
- the LOC131253193 gene encoding LOW QUALITY PROTEIN: uncharacterized protein LOC131253193 (The sequence of the model RefSeq protein was modified relative to this genomic sequence to represent the inferred CDS: inserted 1 base in 1 codon): MQAFRASPIANTTQPAYSRSASQLFHQQKHSSSSSQRYSYCLPSLVPCISSFVNPIKAMADAKTLSIPKDDLPLHSSGKKQALISLSDKRDLAFLGNGLQGLGYSIVSTGGTASALDAAGISVTKVEELTCFPEMLDGRVKTLHPNVHGGILARRDQNHHMEALSKHGIGTFDIVVVNLYPFVEKVTSTSGITFEDGIENIDIGGPTLIRAAAKNHKDVLVVVDVKDYPALLEFPQGKEHDEQQFRRKLAWKAFQHVASYDSAVSEWLWKQSGGGDKFPPSLTVPLKLQCSLRYGENPHQKAAFYADKSLSVVNAGGIATAIQHHGKEMSYNNYLDADAAWNCVSEFKRPTCVIVKHTNPCGVASRGDILEAYRLAVKADPVSAFGGIVAFNVEIDEDLAKEIREFRSPTDGETWMFXEIVVAPKYSERGLEVLRGKSKTLRILEASKNEKGKLSLRQVGGGWLAQDSDDLTPEDIEFGVVSEKSPGESELQDAEFAWLCVKHVKSNAIVIAKNNCMLGMGSGQPNRLESLRIAFRKAGEEAKGAALASDAFFPFAWNDAVEEACEKGIGLIVEPGGSIRDKDAIECCNKYGVPLLFTKVRHFRH